A region from the Cydia fagiglandana chromosome 23, ilCydFagi1.1, whole genome shotgun sequence genome encodes:
- the LOC134675762 gene encoding uncharacterized protein LOC134675762, with translation MVNSILNRFLGQKKLSVESAKGVKELLDISTECLNSLKNNDISIDNWDPIIIHLLVHKLDTESHKHWEEDLKTLSVEDLPTLEQFSKFLEGRFRVLEMVQTAHPKEKPQVRAKTFHATATPSSNTDSNQQCGFCNEDHFIYNCKEFAKLDPEQRSKEVQTRSLCFNCLRPGHSVRFCKRNTSCLRCKRKHHTLLHVTKPNTVSLEEKPEKENKEQATPTINIVSHCASQRRVTLLATALVNIMTNRGVQVVRALIDPCSEESFISEETVNKLQLKRTRVEGQVTGVAKMSTPIKHAAEIQIVSRINESYKLNCTAYVTKEVTDIMPVTKIDKEQWSQLHGLELADPTYYNPGEIDLLLGVHVYTDILMSGVIKGKPGSPIAQQTLFGWIISGGAPAEEHGKNGKIVSMHLSVSLDNMLQRFWESETLDNESKDTLTPQEKRAEEIYEKTLARDEDGRFIVGLPFVRDTPIVPENSRSIAVKRLECLERKLAHNSKLKTEYDNVIKEYLTLKHMEPVGKPEKDEKTGYLPHHAVVREDRETTKVRVVFDASCKGSNGVSLNDELLVGPTLLEELRDVIMRWRQNKICFVADIVKMYRQIKVREADTDYQRILYRFDPKDEIQDFRMLTVTFGTASAPYLAIRTLKQLAKEEKDAFPIASEIIDRDFYMDDVLTGFDDVKSALEAHEELNKVMSKSGFELQKWASNSREFMSAIQPEKRESSNTVDMNRKSQIKTLGIIWNIDEDKLKVTQKEINTEKPVTKRNVLGQIASLFDPLGWLAPAIMKAKMFMQKLWLEKLDWDEELPTDLKEEWIQYQEDLPALSAIQIDPWTGSSKNSAIELHGFSDACQTGYAAVVYLRVIPKDGSQCQVALITAKTKVAPVVKPLSLPRLELCGASLLSKLMKHVMRVLKIELQQTYAWVDSKVVLAWIKGDPNRWTPYVKNRVIDIRSNLDTQWLYVNTKDNPADPASRGLSPSKLKQNQLWFNGPEFLREPDFTIPVDSVPETELEKRLLVKCKTTTIETDSEKLTLLKKYSSLQKLLDVISYCRRWLKILKKEKNVSKHITCEERDEALTLCLKMSQEIEFPEEIDHLKSGKAIKKSSRLLQFTPYLDDKGLLRLGGRLKHAELSMDQKHPVIITKNNVLLPVLLDDAHKNTLHGGPHLMTPYLRSKYWIIKGGSSIKQFYKKCITCARYNAKTNTQLMGNLPEVRVKPSRPFLISGVDFAGPITCRMSKGRGAKTYKAYIALFVCMSTKAIHLELVSDMTTEAFIAAFKRFVSRRGHCKELWSDHGTTFVAAEKELLKMWQQGRNEIPEDLLKSLDDRGTRWRYIPPGAPNFGGLWEAGVKSTNVSPAHASPE, from the exons ATGGTTAACTCAATCTTGAATAGATTTTTGGGTCAAAAGAAACTGAGCGTTGAATCTGCCAAAGGTGTCAAAGAATTGCTGGATATTTCTACAGAATGTCTGAACAGCTTGAAGAACAATGACATTAGTATCGATAACTGGGATCCAATCATAATACATCTATTGGTACACAAGTTAGATACAGAGTCACACAAGCACTGGGAAGAGGATCTGAAGACATTATCTGTGGAAGACTTGCCGACATTGGAACAATTCAGCAAATTTTTGGAGGGAAGATTTAGAGTTTTGGAGATGGTTCAAACTGCGCACCCAAAAGAGAAGCCTCAAGTTAGAGCCAAGACGTTCCATGCAACTGCTACGCCTAGCAGTaacacagactccaaccaacaATGCGGTTTCTGTAACGAAGATCACTTCATCTACAACTGCAAGGAGTTTGCTAAATTGGATCCCGAGCAACGATCCAAGGAGGTTCAAACTAGGAGTCTTTGCTTCAACTGTCTACGGCCTGGACATAGCGTGAGATTTTGCAAGCGTAATACTTCATGCCTGCGTTGTAAGAGGAAGCATCACACACTATTGCACGTTACTAAACCTAACACTGTATCACTCGAAGAAAAACCAGAGAAAGAAAACAAAGAGCAAGCTACACCAACAATCAACATAGTATCTCACTGTGCCTCTCAGAGACGGGTTACTCTTTTAGCTACAGCACTAGTGAATATTATGACAAACAGAGGAGTACAAGTAGTTCGAGCACTCATAGATCCATGTTCGGAAGAGTCATTTATATCAGAGGAGACAGTCAACAAACTACAACTCAAACGAACAAGGGTGGAGGGTCAAGTGACAGGTGTTGCGAAGATGTCGACTCCAATCAAGCACGCGGCGGAGATACAAATTGTGTCGAGAATTAATGAGAGCTACAAGCTGAACTGCACCGCCTACGTGACGAAGGAAGTTACTGACATAATGCCTGTTACGAAGATCGATAAAGAACAATGGTCTCAACTACATGGTTTGGAGTTAGCTGATCCCACATACTACAATCCTGGAGAGATAGATTTGTTACTTGGTGTGCATGTCTATACAGACATTTTAATGAGTGGAGTCATCAAGGGCAAACCAGGATCACCGATAGCGCAACAGACGTTATTCGGATGGATAATTTCGGGCGGAGCACCCGCCGAAGAgcacgggaagaatggaaaaaTTGTTAGCATGCATTTGAGTGTGAGTCTAGACAACATGCTGCAAAGATTTTGGGAATCGGAGACGCTAGATAATGAGAGCAAAGACACTCTGACGCCTCAAGAGAAGAGAGCTGAAGAGATTTATGAGAAAACACTAGCGAGAGATGAGGATGGAAGATTCATTGTTGGACTACCATTCGTACGAGATACACCGATTGTTCCAGAAAATTCCCGTTCAATTGCTGTCAAAAGACTTGAATGTCTAGAGAGGAAGTTAGCACACAACAGCAAATTGAAAACTGAGTACGATAACGTGATTAAAGAGTACCTTACGTTGAAACACATGGAACCGGTAGGCAAGCCTGAGAAAGATGAGAAAACAGGCTACCTTCCGCATCATGCTGTGGTTCGCGAGGATCGGGAGACCACGAAAGTTAGAGTAGTTTTTGACGCATCCTGTAAAGGATCTAATGGAGTATCTCTCAATGACGAACTACTGGTTGGACCGACTCTGCTAGAAGAGCTAAGAGACGTTATTATGAGATGGAGACAAAACAAGATATGTTTTGTGGCAGACATCGTAAAGATGTATCGACAGATCAAAGTTCGAGAAGCAGACACTGACTATCAGAGAATTCTGTACAGATTTGATCCAAAAGATGAGATTCAAGATTTCAGAATGCTAACCGTAACATTTGGCACAGCATCAGCACCATATTTGGCAATAAGAACACTAAAACAGCTGGCCAAAGAAGAGAAAGACGCATTCCCTATAGCATCTGAAATTATAGACAGAGACTTTTACATGGACGATGTACTTACAGGATTCGATGATGTGAAGTCAGCATTAGAAGCACACGAAGAGCTGAACAAAGTAATGAGCAAAAGTGGATTTGAGTTACAAAAGTGGGCTTCTAACAGCAGAGAATTTATGTCGGCCATACAACCTGAAAAGAGAGAGAGTTCAAATACAGTAGACATGAATAGAAAGAGCCAAATAAAGACACTCGGAATAATTTGGAATATTGATGAAGACAAACTCAAAGTtacacaaaaagagataaaTACTGAGAAACCTGTCACAAAGAGAAATGTACTCGGACAGATCGCTTCACTTTTCGATCCGTTGGGTTGGTTAGCACCAGCAATCATGAAAGCAAAGATGTTCATGCAGAAGCTATGGCTGGAAAAGCTAGATTGGGATGAGGAACTACCCACAGATCTAAAAGAAGAATGGATCCAGTACCAAGAAGACTTACCTGCGTTATCAGCGATACAGATTGATCCTTGGACTGGTTCTAGTAAAAATTCAGCGATCGAGTTACATGGATTTTCTGACGCATGCCAGACAGGATATGCAGCAGTCGTGTACCTTCGAGTTATACCCAAAGATGGATCACAATGTCAAGTGGCTCTAATTACAGCAAAAACAAAAGTTGCACCAGTTGTTAAACCATTGTCTTTGCCACGCCTTGAACTATGTGGAGCATCGTTGCTTAGTAAACTCATGAAACATGTGATGAGAGTTCTAAAGATCGAGTTGCAACAAACTTATGCGTGGGTAGACTCCAAAGTGGTTTTAGCCTGGATTAAAGGAGATCCAAACAGATGGACACCCTATGTCAAGAATAGAGTGATTGACATAAGGAGCAATTTAGACACACAATGGTTATATGTCAATACAAAGGATAATCCAGCAGATCCAGCTTCCAGAGGTCTGTCACCCAGCAAGCTGAAACAAAATCAGTTATGGTTCAATGGTCCGGAATTCTTACGAGAACCTGATTTCACCATACCCGTCGACTCCGTACCTGAAACAGAGTTAGAGAAACGCTTGTTAGTGAAATGTAAGACAACAACCATAGAAACAGACTCTGAAAAGCTTACCTTACTGAAGAAATACTCGTCACTGCAAAAACTTCTGGACGTTATTTCATATTGTAGAAGATGGCTGAAGATCCTGAAAAAAGAAAAGAATGTTAGTAAACATATAACCTGTGAAGAAAGAGATGAAGCACTTACCTTGTGTTTAAAGATGTCCCAAGAGATAGAATTTCCTGAAGAGATTGATCACCTGAAAAGTGGAAAAGCTATTAAGAAAAGCAGTCGTCTACTGCAATTCACACCTTATCTTGATGATAAAGGTCTTTTGAGATTAGGAGGAAGACTGAAGCACGCAGAGTTGAGTATGGATCAGAAGCATCCTGTTATAATAACTAAAAACAACGTATTGTTACCTGTTTTGTTGGATGATGCTCACAAAAACACTCTTCATGGAGGGCCGCATCTCATGACACCATATTTGAGAAGCAAATACTGGATAATTAAAGGAGGTTCTTCAATAAAGCAATTTTACAAGAAGTGTATAACGTGTGCAAGATACAATGCGAAGACGAATACACAGTTGATGGGCAACTTACCGGAAGTTCGAGTAAAACCTTCACGCCCTTTCCTTATCAGCGGTGTTGACTTTGCCGGTCCCATCACATGCAGAATGAGTAAAGGTCGAGGAGCTAAGACATACAAGGCATATATTGCTTTATTCGTGTGTATGTCTACCAAAGCCATACATTTGGAACTAGTCAGCGATATGACCACAGAAGCGTTTATCGCTGCCTTCAAAAGATTTGTGTCTAGACGTGGTCATTGCAAAGAACTCTGGAGTGATCATGGTACAACATTCGTTGCAGCTGAAAAAGAATTATTGAAGATGTGGCAACAAGGTCGCAACGAAATCCCAGAAGACTTGCTGAAAAGTTTAGACGACAGAGGAACTCGCTGGAGATATATTCCCCCTGGAGCACCAAACTTTGGAGGACTATGGGAGGCCGGTGTAAAATCGACGAA tgttagtcctgctcacgcgTCTCCTGAATAA